A region of Elusimicrobiota bacterium DNA encodes the following proteins:
- a CDS encoding prephenate dehydrogenase/arogenate dehydrogenase family protein, with the protein MKNVAIVGVGLMGGSLGLALKKRGGWRVMGLARREATLREARRRGAIDEGSTAPDRILPQADVVVLCSPVDKIVPLARAYRRHLKPDALLMDVGSVKDPIVRSLEALFSAPNGPVFVGAHPMAGSEKTGVTNARADLYRGAICAITPTRRTPTHRVGQAARFWKSVGAKVLLIDPATHDRAVALVSHLPHLIADALMRSTRDGAGAAVSQSLLHTLAAGSFRDATRVAGADPALWRGIFTLNDGPVRQALRLFQKELVLLARRRWALPDLRQAQKWNTVFRSGNIP; encoded by the coding sequence TTGAAAAACGTCGCCATCGTGGGAGTGGGGCTCATGGGGGGCTCCCTCGGTCTCGCGCTCAAAAAGCGCGGCGGTTGGCGAGTGATGGGCCTGGCCCGGAGAGAAGCCACCCTGCGGGAAGCCCGCCGCCGGGGAGCCATCGACGAAGGATCCACCGCGCCGGATCGGATCCTGCCCCAGGCCGACGTCGTGGTCCTCTGCTCTCCCGTGGACAAAATTGTCCCCCTCGCCCGGGCGTACCGCCGCCATTTAAAACCGGACGCGCTCTTGATGGACGTCGGGAGCGTTAAAGACCCCATCGTTCGGTCCCTCGAAGCCCTTTTCTCGGCTCCGAACGGCCCCGTCTTCGTCGGCGCCCACCCCATGGCCGGGTCCGAAAAAACCGGCGTCACCAACGCCCGCGCGGACCTCTATCGCGGCGCCATTTGCGCCATCACCCCCACCCGCCGAACTCCGACCCATCGCGTGGGCCAGGCGGCCCGTTTCTGGAAATCCGTGGGAGCCAAAGTTCTCTTGATCGACCCCGCCACCCACGACCGCGCCGTGGCCCTGGTCAGCCACCTTCCCCATCTCATCGCCGACGCCCTCATGCGGTCCACGCGCGACGGGGCCGGGGCCGCCGTCTCCCAGAGCCTTCTCCACACGCTGGCCGCCGGAAGTTTCCGGGACGCCACCCGCGTGGCCGGAGCCGATCCGGCGCTCTGGCGCGGCATTTTTACCCTTAACGATGGGCCGGTCCGGCAAGCCCTTCGACTTTTTCAGAAGGAATTGGTTCTCCTCGCCCGGCGGCGCTGGGCCCTGCCCGATCTCCGTCAGGCCCAAAAATGGAACACCGTCTTTCGTTCCGGAAACATTCCATGA
- the aroA gene encoding 3-phosphoshikimate 1-carboxyvinyltransferase yields MTLSTSGRIVVPGGALRGELRPPPDKSITHRAILLSSLAQGTSRIVHPLTADDCERTAEAFRNLGISIEADSRGEWIVVGHGLYGLQEPRADHLYCGNSGTTLRLIAGVLSGQPFATKLMGDKSLSNRPMARVVEPLQKMGAEITARDGRFAPLRIHGRRPLRAIEWKSPVPSAQVKSCVLLAGLYADGTTTLEEPLRSRDHTERMMAAAGVRLTVEDHRVSILGGQSLTPRDWLVPSDISSAAFFMVAALIAPGSELMLRNVNTNPTRDGILEILEKMGASIHRERDLVVCGEPITDLLVRPSSLKAVSFGAEIMPRLVDEVPILALAATQAQGTTEIRGAAELRVKESDRLAHIAKGLSLMGAQIEELTDGLRITGPTPLRGAVLDSAGDHRLAMTFAIAGLIARGETQIADADCVDISFPTFWRDLESLRVQA; encoded by the coding sequence ATGACCCTTTCCACCTCCGGCCGCATCGTGGTCCCCGGCGGGGCGCTCCGCGGAGAACTCCGTCCCCCGCCGGATAAATCCATCACGCACCGGGCCATCCTTCTCTCCTCGCTGGCCCAGGGGACTTCCCGCATCGTTCACCCCCTCACCGCGGACGATTGCGAACGGACCGCCGAAGCCTTTCGAAACCTCGGGATCAGCATCGAAGCCGATTCGCGGGGCGAGTGGATCGTCGTCGGGCACGGCCTCTACGGTCTTCAGGAACCCCGAGCGGATCACCTTTATTGCGGCAATTCCGGCACCACCCTGCGCCTGATCGCGGGGGTCCTGTCCGGCCAACCGTTCGCCACCAAGCTGATGGGGGACAAAAGCCTTTCCAACCGTCCCATGGCCCGCGTGGTGGAACCGCTTCAGAAAATGGGGGCCGAGATCACCGCGCGCGACGGGCGCTTCGCTCCCCTGCGCATCCATGGCCGCCGGCCGCTCCGCGCCATCGAATGGAAAAGCCCGGTGCCGAGCGCCCAAGTCAAGTCGTGCGTCCTCTTGGCGGGGCTCTACGCGGACGGGACCACCACCCTGGAGGAGCCGCTCCGCTCCCGCGACCACACCGAACGCATGATGGCCGCCGCGGGCGTGCGCCTGACCGTGGAGGACCACCGCGTGTCCATTCTCGGAGGGCAGTCCTTGACGCCGCGGGATTGGCTGGTTCCCTCGGACATCTCCAGCGCCGCCTTTTTCATGGTGGCCGCGTTGATCGCACCGGGGTCCGAACTCATGCTCCGCAACGTCAACACGAACCCCACCCGGGACGGGATTTTGGAAATCCTTGAAAAAATGGGCGCTTCCATCCATCGCGAACGGGACCTGGTCGTTTGCGGCGAACCCATCACCGATCTGCTGGTCCGCCCCTCTTCTTTGAAAGCCGTCTCCTTTGGGGCGGAGATCATGCCGCGTTTGGTCGACGAGGTCCCGATCTTGGCCCTGGCCGCGACCCAGGCCCAGGGAACGACGGAAATTCGCGGCGCCGCCGAACTGCGGGTGAAAGAATCAGACCGCCTGGCGCACATCGCCAAAGGCCTTTCGCTCATGGGCGCCCAGATCGAGGAACTCACGGACGGCCTTCGCATCACGGGGCCGACCCCGCTCCGGGGCGCGGTCCTGGACTCCGCCGGCGACCACCGGTTGGCCATGACCTTTGCCATCGCCGGCCTGATCGCCCGGGGGGAAACCCAGATCGCCGACGCCGATTGCGTGGATATTTCTTTCCCCACCTTCTGGCGGGACCTCGAGAGCCTCCGGGTCCAGGCCTGA
- a CDS encoding (d)CMP kinase: protein MTARPAPSRLTIAIDGPAGAGKSTAARDLAAALGLRYVDTGAMYRGVAWAAVRAGIPPDDRRQVRKLLPLTRLSFSDEKYPRLFVNGQDASTAIRTPDVSQAASRLATVPEVRTFLVRAQRRLARGGGVVMEGRDIGTVVLPRADLKFFLDASVEERARRRWLELRAAGKRESRAAIETAIRERDQRDRTRAVSPLRAAPDAVVLDTTHDPRPRVKRLLLGWVRRKGPRVR, encoded by the coding sequence ATGACGGCCCGTCCCGCCCCCTCCCGACTCACGATCGCCATCGACGGCCCCGCCGGAGCCGGCAAGTCCACCGCGGCGCGGGACCTGGCGGCGGCTTTGGGCCTCCGCTATGTGGACACCGGGGCCATGTACCGGGGCGTGGCCTGGGCCGCCGTCCGCGCGGGGATCCCGCCCGACGATCGCCGACAGGTTCGGAAACTTCTTCCCCTCACCCGCCTCTCCTTCAGCGATGAGAAATACCCTCGCCTGTTCGTGAACGGCCAGGACGCCTCCACCGCCATCCGCACCCCCGACGTCAGCCAGGCCGCCAGCCGGCTCGCGACCGTCCCTGAAGTGAGGACCTTCCTTGTCCGTGCGCAACGCCGCTTGGCCCGGGGCGGCGGCGTGGTCATGGAGGGGCGGGACATCGGCACGGTGGTCCTTCCCCGGGCGGACCTCAAGTTTTTTCTCGACGCCTCGGTGGAGGAACGGGCCCGTCGGCGCTGGCTGGAACTGCGCGCCGCGGGAAAACGCGAAAGCCGCGCCGCCATTGAAACCGCCATCCGGGAGCGGGACCAGAGGGATCGGACCCGGGCCGTCTCGCCCCTTCGGGCCGCCCCGGACGCCGTGGTGCTGGACACCACCCACGACCCCCGGCCGCGCGTTAAACGCCTTTTGCTTGGATGGGTCCGGCGCAAGGGTCCGCGTGTCCGCTGA
- a CDS encoding 1-acyl-sn-glycerol-3-phosphate acyltransferase, whose product MSAETADDRFVLDRGGWRGLLARGLFWIGHTLFRVSFSILWRLRVVGREQVPRQGALLFAANHASFADPPLVGSSVPRPIYFMAKEELFQVPLFGWLIHQVNAFPIRRKEGDVGAFRTAQRILAAGGAMIIFPEGKRQRLGVFGRPKSGVGLLAIKTGVPVVPVYVHDTHRLLRFPRLTVVFGAPLTAVPGETPEILSRRIMDAIRLLKEAHLGPQR is encoded by the coding sequence GTGTCCGCTGAAACCGCCGACGACCGTTTCGTTCTGGACCGCGGCGGTTGGCGCGGCCTTTTGGCGCGAGGGCTCTTTTGGATCGGGCACACACTCTTTCGGGTTTCCTTCTCGATCCTTTGGCGGCTCCGGGTGGTCGGGCGCGAACAGGTGCCCCGTCAAGGCGCGCTCCTCTTCGCGGCCAACCACGCGTCTTTCGCCGACCCGCCCCTGGTGGGGTCCAGCGTTCCCCGCCCCATTTATTTCATGGCCAAGGAGGAGCTGTTTCAGGTTCCCCTCTTCGGCTGGCTCATCCACCAAGTCAACGCCTTTCCGATCCGACGAAAGGAAGGCGACGTGGGCGCCTTTCGAACGGCCCAACGAATCCTGGCCGCCGGCGGGGCCATGATCATTTTCCCCGAGGGTAAACGCCAACGGCTCGGGGTCTTTGGCCGGCCCAAATCCGGGGTGGGACTCCTGGCGATAAAAACCGGCGTGCCGGTCGTCCCCGTCTATGTTCACGACACCCACCGGCTCCTCCGCTTTCCCCGCCTGACGGTGGTTTTTGGGGCGCCCCTGACGGCGGTCCCGGGGGAAACGCCCGAAATCCTATCCCGCCGAATCATGGACGCCATTCGCCTATTAAAGGAGGCCCACCTTGGACCCCAACGTTAG
- the ugpC gene encoding sn-glycerol-3-phosphate ABC transporter ATP-binding protein UgpC, which yields MARVLLNGITKTIGDHLIVKNINLDIPDKEFFILVGPSGCGKSTTLRMIAGLEDVTSGEISIDGRVVNHVRAKDRDIAMVFQNYALYPHMTVYENMAFGLKLRGYSRGEIHQRVKEAADILNLGSYLDRKPKALSGGQRQRVAVGRAIVRKPRVFLFDEPLSNLDAKLRVQMRLELSKLHERLQTTIIYVTHDQVEAMTMGDRICVMKDGEVQQVAPPLELYERPANRFVAGFIGNPPMNFFPVMVEAQKNCIRLRHASFTLTVPKSLLDAVRPHVGKEVYFGIRPEDLYDRLFYNYPVLEKSSVKAVVDVVEPMGSEVYLYLKAGTVDLVVRVPSYVKAEAGKQMELVFNLERMHLFDIQTGLALLKPLARNAPQPLQPVAPA from the coding sequence ATGGCGCGTGTGCTCCTGAACGGCATCACCAAAACCATCGGCGATCATTTGATCGTCAAGAACATCAATCTCGACATTCCCGACAAGGAATTTTTCATCCTCGTGGGGCCGTCCGGTTGCGGCAAGTCCACCACCCTGCGCATGATCGCGGGACTGGAGGACGTGACCTCCGGCGAGATTTCCATCGACGGCCGGGTGGTCAATCACGTCCGAGCCAAAGATCGCGACATCGCCATGGTCTTCCAGAACTACGCCCTCTACCCCCACATGACCGTCTACGAGAACATGGCCTTCGGCCTGAAGCTTCGGGGCTACTCTCGAGGAGAAATCCATCAACGCGTCAAGGAGGCGGCGGACATCCTGAACCTCGGCTCCTATTTGGATCGAAAACCAAAGGCCCTTTCCGGCGGTCAACGTCAGCGGGTCGCCGTGGGCCGGGCCATCGTCCGGAAACCCCGGGTTTTTCTTTTCGACGAACCCCTCTCCAACCTGGACGCCAAACTCCGGGTCCAGATGCGGCTGGAGCTTTCTAAGCTTCACGAACGCCTGCAAACCACCATCATCTACGTCACCCACGACCAGGTGGAAGCCATGACCATGGGCGACCGGATTTGCGTCATGAAAGACGGAGAGGTTCAACAAGTGGCGCCGCCCTTGGAGCTGTACGAGCGCCCGGCCAACCGGTTCGTGGCTGGCTTCATCGGCAACCCGCCCATGAACTTTTTCCCGGTGATGGTCGAAGCCCAGAAGAACTGCATCCGCCTCCGCCACGCCTCTTTCACCCTCACCGTCCCCAAATCCCTGCTGGACGCCGTCCGCCCCCACGTGGGGAAAGAAGTGTATTTCGGTATCCGGCCGGAGGACCTCTACGACCGTCTCTTTTACAACTATCCCGTCTTGGAGAAGTCCAGCGTCAAAGCCGTTGTGGACGTCGTCGAACCCATGGGGTCGGAGGTCTATCTCTACCTCAAGGCCGGCACGGTGGACCTCGTGGTCCGCGTGCCTTCCTACGTCAAAGCGGAAGCGGGCAAGCAAATGGAACTGGTTTTCAACTTGGAACGGATGCACCTGTTCGACATCCAAACGGGCCTGGCGCTCTTGAAACCTCTCGCCCGGAACGCTCCCCAGCCTCTACAACCTGTCGCTCCCGCTTGA
- a CDS encoding M15 family metallopeptidase, translating to MKCMALAGALAFPAGWARAESAPRYGHKGYAEASPATLADAGLYRDTGRQVKLCAPAARAFVRMTEAAREAGVGIVPISGFRSVAYQKTLFDRAVKRYGSERGAARWVAPPGHSEHATGLALDVGDASRRDTDVEQSFKSTPAARWLATHAARFGFELSFPPDNPQGVQHEPWHWRFVGTDEAQLLFHPGPPKKL from the coding sequence TTGAAATGCATGGCCCTCGCCGGGGCCCTGGCCTTTCCGGCCGGGTGGGCCCGCGCAGAATCGGCGCCGCGATACGGGCACAAAGGGTATGCGGAAGCGTCCCCTGCCACGCTGGCCGACGCGGGGCTCTACCGCGATACCGGACGGCAAGTCAAACTGTGCGCGCCCGCGGCCCGGGCTTTCGTACGGATGACCGAGGCCGCGCGCGAAGCCGGGGTGGGGATCGTCCCCATCTCGGGGTTCCGCTCCGTGGCCTACCAGAAAACCCTCTTCGACCGCGCGGTGAAACGGTACGGGTCCGAACGAGGGGCCGCCCGCTGGGTCGCGCCGCCGGGCCATTCCGAACACGCCACGGGTTTGGCGCTGGATGTGGGGGACGCCTCCCGCCGCGATACCGACGTCGAGCAAAGTTTCAAGTCCACCCCGGCCGCCCGCTGGCTGGCCACCCACGCCGCTCGGTTCGGTTTTGAACTTTCCTTCCCGCCCGACAACCCCCAGGGCGTCCAACACGAACCCTGGCATTGGCGTTTCGTCGGCACCGACGAAGCCCAACTCCTTTTTCATCCAGGGCCCCCGAAGAAGCTATAA
- the ettA gene encoding energy-dependent translational throttle protein EttA, whose translation MAGEYIYTIEDLSKSYGPKKLFESIHLSFYHKAKIGIVGENGSGKSTLLRIMAGEEKDFMGKAELKKGATLGYLPQEPRLDNAKTVREEVEEAFADIKKLLADYDKVSDSMSGDLSPDDMEKALEKMGRLQEQIEAVDGWNLKRQVDIAMDALVLPPDDTLCRVLSGGEARRVALCKLLLKKPDMLLLDEPTNHLDAETVEWLEQALKEYPGNVIIVTHDRYFLDHITQWILELDHGKGIPFEGNYAKWVEAKAKRAADEDKRSSAMKKHMEKELAWLRQSPSGRRAKNKARVTAYESLAAQKHEIQVDSLDIEVVPGPALGNKVIRAEGLSKSYGDNLLIKDSTFDIPRGAIVGLVGPNGVGKTTLLRMITGQEKPDSGKLDIGETVVFSYVDQKRETLTPTHNVYQEISGGVDILNIGGKEVPARVYLTRFNFRGPDQQKKVGSLSGGERNRLHLAKQMLTGGNVLLLDEPTNDLDVDTIRALEDALLDYSGCVLVISHDRFFLDRVCTHLLVFEGDGKLRWFDGNFEEYHAKHLEETGGREENRRSKFKKLTLR comes from the coding sequence ATGGCCGGCGAATACATTTACACCATTGAAGACCTTTCCAAATCCTACGGACCCAAAAAACTCTTCGAAAGCATCCACCTCTCTTTCTACCACAAAGCCAAAATCGGCATCGTGGGAGAAAACGGCTCCGGCAAGTCCACCCTGCTTCGGATCATGGCCGGAGAAGAAAAAGATTTCATGGGGAAAGCGGAGCTGAAGAAGGGCGCCACCCTGGGATACCTTCCCCAAGAACCCCGCCTCGACAACGCCAAGACGGTCCGGGAAGAGGTCGAGGAAGCCTTCGCCGACATCAAGAAACTCCTCGCCGACTACGACAAGGTGTCGGACAGCATGTCCGGCGACCTTTCGCCCGACGATATGGAGAAGGCGCTGGAAAAGATGGGCCGTCTACAAGAACAGATCGAAGCCGTGGACGGCTGGAACCTGAAACGCCAAGTCGATATCGCCATGGACGCCCTCGTCCTTCCTCCGGACGATACGCTCTGCCGCGTGCTCTCCGGCGGCGAGGCCCGCCGCGTAGCGCTCTGCAAACTTTTGCTGAAAAAGCCCGACATGCTCCTCCTGGACGAACCCACCAACCACCTGGACGCGGAAACCGTGGAGTGGCTCGAGCAGGCCCTGAAAGAGTATCCGGGCAACGTCATTATCGTCACCCACGACCGCTACTTTTTGGACCACATCACCCAATGGATTCTGGAATTGGACCACGGCAAAGGCATCCCCTTTGAAGGGAATTACGCCAAATGGGTCGAAGCCAAAGCCAAACGCGCCGCCGACGAGGACAAGCGCTCCTCCGCCATGAAGAAACATATGGAAAAAGAACTGGCCTGGCTCCGCCAAAGCCCGTCGGGCCGCCGCGCCAAAAACAAAGCCCGCGTCACCGCCTACGAGAGCTTGGCCGCCCAAAAGCACGAGATCCAGGTGGACAGCTTGGACATCGAGGTCGTTCCCGGACCCGCCCTGGGCAACAAGGTCATCCGCGCCGAGGGCCTGTCCAAGTCCTACGGCGACAACCTCCTGATCAAAGACTCGACTTTCGACATCCCCCGGGGCGCCATCGTGGGACTCGTGGGGCCCAACGGGGTTGGAAAAACGACGCTCCTCCGCATGATCACCGGCCAAGAAAAACCGGATTCGGGAAAGCTCGACATCGGGGAAACGGTGGTCTTCTCCTACGTGGACCAAAAACGCGAGACCTTGACCCCGACCCACAACGTCTACCAGGAAATCTCGGGCGGCGTGGACATCTTGAACATCGGCGGCAAAGAAGTGCCCGCGCGGGTCTATCTCACCCGTTTCAATTTCCGCGGCCCGGACCAGCAAAAAAAGGTCGGCTCCCTTTCCGGCGGCGAACGCAACCGCCTCCACCTGGCCAAACAGATGCTGACCGGCGGCAACGTCCTCCTTCTCGACGAACCCACCAACGACTTGGACGTGGACACCATCCGCGCCCTGGAAGATGCCCTGTTGGACTATTCCGGTTGCGTTTTGGTCATCAGCCACGACCGGTTTTTCCTCGACCGGGTCTGCACCCACCTCCTGGTGTTCGAGGGCGACGGCAAACTGCGTTGGTTCGACGGCAACTTCGAAGAGTACCACGCCAAACACCTGGAAGAAACCGGCGGCCGAGAGGAGAACCGACGATCCAAATTCAAGAAACTCACGCTCCGCTGA
- a CDS encoding ABC transporter ATP-binding protein, with protein MTAGGGLLSARRVSKIFPTDTGPLTVLNDISLEIPRGEFLALQGASGSGKSTLLSLLAGLDRPTSGEITLDGERLDPLPEKELARVRRDKVGFVFQSFHLVPSLTVLENVQLPLAFRRGGFTQLAKARELLERVDLWDRAHFLPGQLSGGEKQRAAIARALINDPALVFADEPTGNLDSANGRRVLDLLEDHTVKIGRTLLLVTHDPDIAARAHRRLHIRDGRLDPLP; from the coding sequence CTGACGGCCGGGGGGGGGCTTCTTTCCGCCCGACGGGTTTCAAAAATATTCCCCACAGACACCGGTCCGCTCACCGTTTTAAACGACATTTCCTTGGAGATCCCCCGGGGCGAGTTCCTGGCCCTCCAGGGCGCCTCGGGGTCCGGGAAATCCACGTTGTTGTCCCTGCTCGCCGGGCTGGACCGCCCCACGTCCGGAGAGATCACCCTGGACGGGGAACGGTTGGATCCATTGCCGGAAAAAGAGTTGGCCCGCGTGCGGCGGGACAAAGTCGGTTTCGTCTTCCAATCCTTTCATCTGGTGCCGAGCCTCACGGTTCTTGAAAATGTTCAACTCCCCTTGGCGTTCCGCCGGGGAGGGTTCACCCAGCTCGCCAAGGCGCGAGAATTGTTGGAGCGGGTGGACCTCTGGGACCGGGCCCACTTTCTTCCGGGCCAACTGTCCGGAGGGGAAAAACAGCGCGCCGCCATCGCCCGCGCCCTGATCAATGACCCCGCCCTGGTTTTCGCCGACGAACCCACGGGAAACCTGGACTCCGCCAACGGCCGCCGGGTTCTGGATCTGTTGGAGGACCACACGGTTAAAATCGGCCGAACGCTCCTCCTCGTCACCCACGACCCGGACATCGCCGCCCGCGCTCACCGCCGCCTCCACATCCGAGACGGCCGCCTGGATCCCCTGCCATGA
- a CDS encoding ABC transporter permease: MKGLGPLKIALREVRYRPIYAALFVLSMAVGTASLMALAGVSGVVRKTLTSQAKELWSADITVKGSEGVLDDLEKWAKGRWPGLRGARSIDTLSMAQHRASRKTAQVTLSAISSEYPLYGTITTGSGRPFHAALRPGSIVVGDRLLKGWNLAVGDSLRIGALDLTIADTVVERTDVPTSFFELSPTVFLTLDDLRDSQLMSPGSRASNTLSLNLPPETDLAKALAEVKARAASETTEVASWATDNPGILKFIQTILLYLQFLALLTLTLGGIGTATALSAALNAGQKSLGMIFALGAPRGFVYRIWGWWVALLSALGLGAALLLGRVLSGRLLSLFGDLLPRGLLPAFPAAALLQAAGVGLGAGFLFTLLPLLKLGDIAPNVILSDDVPAFPARRLRTAGVLAFGVGGFFLLAWAQTGHAHPAFQYVGILALLIFVGGGFVALAMGGLRRGLSRFTWTLPRLAARGLARPGNLNDAVVLSVTLSLTVILTLFLLERNLFSQMIESFPPDAPNAFFINIQPTQAPLFRQLLDKPAARLFPLVRGRVVAVNDTPVQEINRRGDRGGRGGDRLTREFGFTYGEDLLPTDTVVEGPGLWDPRIDGPQVSVFENYKKRFGLRRGDRLTVSLLGRRFTATVSSFRAINQSVRQPFFYFYFRPGLLEEVPHTLMTGLALPRDRLPNLQNELAEALPNVTVVDLSDVAALTGRLFHRLGRIVRVLGFFGLSSGILLLLSSLLASLASRTKESALFRVLGASRRQIVGVALLEYTLIAGTGALAALALGTAASALLLRRVFELRLELFPAPTGLILGAAAGGMVLLSWAMTRSAFLAPPMEALRHE; the protein is encoded by the coding sequence ATGAAAGGTCTCGGTCCACTTAAAATCGCTCTGCGGGAAGTTCGTTATCGGCCGATCTATGCGGCGCTTTTTGTCCTTTCCATGGCCGTGGGGACCGCCAGCTTAATGGCGTTGGCGGGAGTATCCGGCGTGGTGAGAAAAACGCTGACCTCCCAGGCCAAGGAACTGTGGTCGGCGGACATCACCGTGAAGGGGAGCGAAGGGGTCCTGGACGACCTGGAGAAATGGGCGAAGGGCCGCTGGCCGGGGCTCCGCGGGGCCCGATCCATCGACACGCTTTCCATGGCCCAACACCGGGCCTCCCGAAAAACGGCCCAGGTCACGCTCTCCGCCATCAGTTCGGAATATCCCCTCTATGGAACAATCACCACGGGTTCCGGGCGACCGTTCCATGCCGCGCTCCGCCCGGGATCCATCGTGGTGGGCGATCGTTTGCTGAAGGGCTGGAACCTCGCGGTGGGAGATTCTCTTAGAATCGGCGCCTTGGACCTCACGATCGCCGACACCGTGGTGGAACGGACGGACGTGCCCACCTCCTTTTTTGAACTCTCGCCCACCGTTTTCCTGACCCTGGACGACCTCCGGGATTCCCAACTCATGTCGCCCGGAAGCCGCGCCTCGAACACCCTCTCTCTCAACTTGCCCCCCGAAACAGACCTGGCCAAAGCCCTCGCCGAGGTCAAAGCGCGCGCCGCCTCTGAAACGACCGAGGTCGCCAGTTGGGCCACCGACAACCCGGGCATTTTAAAATTCATTCAAACCATCCTCCTCTATTTGCAATTTCTCGCGCTTCTCACCTTGACCCTGGGCGGGATCGGCACGGCCACCGCTCTCTCGGCGGCTTTGAACGCGGGGCAAAAGAGTTTAGGCATGATCTTCGCCCTCGGCGCGCCGCGGGGTTTTGTCTACCGAATCTGGGGATGGTGGGTGGCCCTCCTGTCGGCGTTGGGGCTCGGCGCGGCGCTCCTCCTCGGACGGGTCTTAAGCGGGCGCTTGCTTTCGCTCTTCGGCGATCTCTTGCCCCGCGGGCTCCTGCCGGCGTTTCCAGCGGCGGCGCTTCTCCAAGCGGCCGGGGTGGGCCTGGGCGCCGGTTTTCTGTTCACGCTCCTGCCGCTCCTCAAACTGGGGGACATCGCCCCGAACGTCATATTGTCCGACGACGTCCCGGCCTTCCCCGCCCGACGGCTCCGAACCGCGGGGGTTCTCGCTTTCGGCGTGGGGGGCTTTTTCCTGTTGGCCTGGGCCCAGACCGGGCACGCCCATCCGGCGTTCCAATACGTGGGAATCCTCGCTCTCTTGATCTTCGTCGGAGGCGGGTTCGTCGCTCTCGCCATGGGGGGCCTGCGCCGGGGTCTTTCCCGTTTCACCTGGACCCTCCCCCGCCTGGCGGCGCGGGGCCTGGCCCGGCCCGGGAACCTGAACGACGCGGTGGTTCTTTCCGTCACGCTTTCCCTCACCGTGATCCTGACCCTCTTCCTTTTGGAACGAAACCTCTTTTCCCAGATGATCGAAAGTTTCCCCCCCGACGCCCCCAACGCTTTTTTCATCAATATCCAGCCGACCCAAGCCCCTCTTTTCCGACAACTCCTCGACAAACCTGCCGCGCGGCTTTTTCCCTTGGTCCGGGGCCGGGTGGTCGCCGTCAACGACACCCCGGTGCAGGAGATCAACCGGAGGGGAGACCGCGGCGGCCGCGGCGGCGACCGTTTGACCCGGGAATTCGGCTTTACCTACGGGGAAGATCTCCTCCCCACCGACACGGTGGTGGAGGGGCCCGGCCTTTGGGACCCCCGCATCGATGGGCCCCAGGTGTCGGTTTTTGAAAATTACAAAAAGCGTTTCGGTCTCCGTCGCGGCGACCGCCTCACCGTGAGCCTTTTGGGCCGAAGATTCACGGCGACCGTGTCCTCCTTTCGGGCCATCAACCAATCCGTTCGCCAACCGTTTTTCTACTTTTATTTCCGCCCCGGGCTACTGGAAGAGGTCCCCCACACCCTCATGACCGGCCTGGCCCTCCCCCGGGACCGCCTGCCCAACCTGCAGAACGAATTGGCCGAGGCTCTTCCGAACGTCACCGTGGTGGATCTCTCCGACGTGGCCGCGCTGACCGGCCGGTTGTTTCATCGGCTGGGCCGGATCGTGAGGGTCCTCGGATTTTTCGGACTTTCTTCGGGAATCCTTCTCCTGCTGTCCAGCCTGCTCGCTTCCCTGGCCTCCCGCACGAAGGAATCCGCCCTCTTCCGCGTGTTGGGCGCCTCCCGGCGCCAGATCGTGGGCGTGGCCCTTCTCGAATACACGCTCATCGCGGGGACCGGCGCCCTGGCGGCCTTGGCCCTCGGCACGGCGGCGAGCGCTCTCCTGCTCCGCCGCGTTTTTGAGCTCCGCCTCGAACTTTTTCCGGCCCCCACCGGCCTGATCCTGGGAGCGGCGGCGGGGGGGATGGTCCTGCTTTCTTGGGCCATGACCCGGAGCGCATTCCTCGCTCCGCCCATGGAGGCGTTGCGCCATGAGTAA